CATCAAGTGTGTTTTGGCAGGGaccccagagcagggctgggggatcACAGGGCACTCCATGCTGAGGGTtcaggatgggatggggacaacAATCTTACAGCCCCTCCTTCTCAAAACCCAGCCTACCAGATGAGGATGGTGATGACAAGAACAGCAGCCAGGACGAAGAAGGCAAAGATCCCAAGGGACACCAGGACAGCCACCTTCTCCAAGGGGTCACTGTGATCTGGGACAGAGAGACTGTCACAGCCAAGGGATGCCACAgtccccagcacccaggggatcCTATGGCACACTCCTGGACACTCCAGCAGCCCAGCCACACACGGGCATGGGGCAAGAGACCCTTCCCATTGCTCTCAGCCACACACATGGTACTCCTGCCCACCACCCCCAGCTCTACTCACTGATGGGCTCAGGGTTGGGAGCCTGGGAGGGCTCCTCAGCCAGGCTCTCCAGTCTGGCATCTGTAGTGGTTTCTTCACTTGCTGTGGAGGCCAGGTCTGGAAGAACAGAAGAGATGGAAACACTCACCAAAAGCATAGGCAGCACCCCAGGGACCCACAGAGAAGAGCAAGGAAGGGTGTCCTTGTGTTCCAGAGATCCCACGAGGCCAAGGGTGTCACCAAGGTGCTAACGGTGCTCTGGAAGCCCCGCTCTGTCCCAAGCCTATGGGGGACAATCCCCAAATGGCATCGGCACAGCTGTAGACTGACATGGGCTGTCTACAGGGGTTttgtcctcctgcagctctgcctcccagcCTTAAGTGGCCTGGGAGTTGAGACTTGCTCTGGTTGATATTTGGGGGAATGAGTGCCATAGGGAAGGGACTTAGGAGGGGCTTTGGGGAGGGATGGCACAACAGCCTGTCCCTCTCTCACCTCTGACTGGTGTTGCCCGGGCCTCGGCACTCCACTCGCTCCAATTCCCTGCATCCAGGAAATCCTTGGCACTGACTTGAACCACGTGCTCCAGCCCAGCGAAGGCATCCGTGATAACCTCAGACAGATTCACCGTCTCTACCTGTGCCAGGCAgaggggagctgtggggcaggcaggggcaTCCCTCACTACCCTCCCTGGCCTCATGCACACCTCACTCCTTTGCTGGCCCTGCCTTTCCTTGCACACTTACCACGGACCAGGAACGGTGGATGATGGGTCGGTACTGGAGCCGAAACCTTAGCTGGAAGTGGGGTTCCTTGGGCCAGGAGGAAGGGTACTTCCAGCTCACATGGAGCCGCCGTGGGGCCAGGGGGATGGGCTCCACCACTAAACCCTCTGGAGGGTCCGGCTTAACTATGTGGGAGAGGACAGGAAGCCCTTGTCACCCcacactgctgtgcacaggggTGTAGGGTTCCCCGCTGCCACCCACAGGTAACTGCCCAGCGATGGACAAACAGTGGGACAGACAGATGGGCAGACGGGGACTCACTGATGGCCTGCATGGTGACATCAAGGAGGCGGTAGTTGAAGCCCAGGGGGTTCACCTCGGTGATGTTCAGGCGGTAGGAGCTCCAGAACTCTGACCTGTGGACGGTGCAGGTGCCAGGGCGGGATGGATcctgcaggcacagccccaTGTGCCCGTTCCTGTTCCTGCAGACAGGGAGGCAGGGTGGCGACACGTCCTACCCACCCACCATGCACAGTTTCCAAACGCTGCCAAGAAGGAGCCATGGGAGACCCCCACGCCAAGACCCTGGTGGGGGAGGCAGCCCCTCTGGCTCAGCTGCACTCATCCTTCCAGAGTCTGGCATGTCCCTCTGGGCATGACAGAAGGGACCCCCATCCCAGGTCCACACTCCCCTGGGAGGGTCCCTCCCTGAGGAAAACCCTTCTCCCAGACTCTCAGGCTTAGGTAGCTGGCTCTCTGAAGCTCTTGCTTTGGGGTCCCTGCTGaagacagcagcagagcctcTGGGATGGGGGCCagtccctggggagcaggagcagggtgggagTCAGTCCTACCTCCGCTTTTCTTCGCCTGTCAGCGATTTCTTCCTGCCATGGAGACAGATGGGAAAGCAGATGATTAGGATGAGGGGGCAGCACAAAGTGAACCCCACCACGACCCAGAAGAGGGACAGGCTCCACACTGCAAAGCAGCTCCCCACTCCCACGTTGACATACACATGTGACAGCATGGGGGACAGAGCTAAAACCACGTCCAGCTCTTCTAGAgaacagcctggcagcaggagctagggttcccagggaaaagaaatgggacccccttccctgcctggggTTTCATCAGCAAAGACATGGAGATACTGATAAAAGCAGCTCCCCTGTGCCTGGCTTCACCCTCCCCCTACAGGCCCCCAAATCCCTTGCTTCCACTCCCCCTCCCTGTGGACCCCCTGATACTCCActcagccccctccccaccaagccctcagctcctgcagctttcagcagggctgtgctttaTGAGCTCCTTTGGACTTCAAAGCCGCCCGCTAATTTGGCTTGCAGGGATAATTAGAAGCAGTGATGCTGTCAGGGCTCCTTTCATCCCAAAGCATGCCGGAGTGTGGAGGCTTGCAGATGACCTGCTTCTCTTTTATTGCCCCtctggtgctggcagagctgtcagAAGGGAGGGAgcctgcctgtgccagcccccCAATGCTGCTGAGACCCCCACTGAGAGCAAGCAAATGCCTGGTGCTCTGTTCACCCCAAAACAGAACCTGCTCTGGGGTGCAGCATGGTCCTTGGGGAAGAGCGATGGCCAGATGGATTTGGTGGTTATCCTTGGCTGTGACCCAGAGCTCACACCATAACTCCCCCAGTCCATGCCCTGTAGGGATATTCACCTGTATGTGGTGATGTATCTGGTGGGGAGGAAGGTCTCCACAGTGGAGGTCCAGGAGCAAGAGAAATTCTCATAGTCAGATGCTCTGCAGGACACAAAGGGGACTCCAGGCAGGTCTGGGGTCCGGGGGAAGCAGCAGTCAGCAAGGAGTCCCCCATCCTGCAGCCCATCCAGCACACAGGGATGCCTGTGTCAACACAAAGCCCCCTTTTGGCaagcccctggcaggggtgcACGCACCACCCTCCCCCTGGAACAGCCCGTGCTACTCACGCCCCAGACGCAGGGACACAGTGTGCAGGAGGCCGCCGTCCTTGCCATGGCAGCTGTATGTTCCCATGGAGGCCAAGCTGGCACTTGGCAGCACCAGGGATCCCTGCTGGACGGCTGAGCcctctggcagtgctgtggcacCTGCTCGTCTCCACTGCACTGGTGAGCTGGGGAGGACACCAGGCAGGCTGTGTTaggggacagggatggcagGTCACCCCAGGCCCACCCTGTAAACCATCCCATTGGATAAATCCCTGGGTGTGCACGGAAAAGACTTACCCAGCACGGACACCAGGGCATGACAGGTTCACgtctgtccccagctgtccatACTGCACTCCTGGAGGGACACACATCCCCACATGTTAGCACTCCacaccagggctgggggcacaggTGGGGAGCCCCTGGGGCTGTATCCCACTGTGGGCACTGGCTGTGGGGTCTTGCTTCACACAGATACCACCATGGAGGTCTAGTAAGGACTGGTCCCAGTTGGGGCTGGGCAATGAGCAGATACAGGGGAGCACTGGCCACAGGTTGGCCATCACTGTAGCGTGTAGGGCTGTGTTTCATGTAGCCCTGGTAGGTCTGTTCCTGTCTGGGGGGAGCGGGATGCCCTCAGGGTCCTCATGCCCGGGATATGGAGGGGGTGCTGTATGGGGGGCTTGGTGGGGGTCTCACCTTCCTCTCCCCAGTCTTCAGGGATGGCAAAGGAGGCTGATGCCAGGGCCGCAGCGAGGAACACCATCACCCTGCCCAGGCCTGGGATGGAACTGCGCATCTGGAGGAGGCAGacaaggggaggagagggtGTGATTCCCTTCAGTGGGGCAGCTGGCATGGCCCACAGCCCACAGCATTCCTGCAGGGCCATGGATTCTGCATCTCACtctcatctcatcccatcctGCTGGGGACAGAACAGGGACTGAATCCCGGGACCCCAACTGTGACATCTGGCAGTGTCTGTGCCACAGTCACACCTGGTTCCTGGCTCCTGAGCAGTCCCCACGCCTGGAGCAGGGACGCAGAGAGCAAACACTGACCAGGAGCTTGGGGCTGTGTGGGTTGGCGGGATTAAGGGTTCTTTGCCATTGCAATCCTGTGCTGGGAGTCTTGGCTGGCTCCCAGCCCCCGGGTGGTCCAGAGACCTATGCATGTGCAGCTGGGGTGAGAAGGGACCAAGGAGAAATTCTGGCCTGTATTTATGTGGCAGGTGACAGCAATCTGATCTAAACAGGCTAACACagccagggagagcagggctgtggtaTCTCAGGTTATTCCAAGTCTCACATCACTGCCCAGGCCTGCACCCACTGTGAGGCTGGTCCATGTAGGTCTCCATTTGTGGGAAAATGGCCCTGAAATCCCTTCCTCCCACTCAGAGATCACCAGCAGGTCAGGGGTGAGAGAGGCAGGGGATACAGAGTCAGGGGTGTGCACCCAGCTCTTCATGGGTCAACCCCTGCCACAGACTGGAGTCTCCCTGCCACCATGACCCTTTCCATCCCAACCTACACCACTGTGCCCACATCAGCCAGTGTCACCCTGGCCAACACAGCCAGCtttgccctgtcctgccctaCCACCATCACCCTGCCCATCAGAGCCAGCAGTGTTCTACAATATCCACCCCAGCCAGCACCCTTTCTGTGCCAGCCAGCACTACCCCAAAGCACCTGGACCCTCCTGCAGAGTCCTGCATCAGCAGGACATATCAGCCAGTGTCACCCTGTCACCCAGCCACGCCACCCTGTCTGTGCCACCCAACATCACCCCAGGGCATCCATCCCAGCCCGCATCATCCTATCCCTACCAGCAGTGCCACGCTGTCTCATTCAGTCAGAAATGAATCATTTCTCCCTAGAAGAcccccctgcccacccctcaCAAATGGACAGGCCTGTTTATTTACACCCACACCATTAgcttctgctcccagctgcaggcaggggctgagggcacAAAGGGCAGtgagctccctgccagccccaagTGCAGGCATAAATCTGTAGGCATAAATCTGTGTCCCCCTGGGTTCAACAGCTGAGAGACTGGAGGGAGGGATGCTCCAGCCCAGCAAAacaccccagagcagcagccggCTCCCCTCCTGTGGTCGACTGCCCATGGCCACAGACCAAACCACCTGGCAAAGGAAACAAGAGCTACAAGGCAATCTGCTGCAGGGGGGAAGGCGTGCGGCACCCCACATCAACCCCGCTCTGAACATGCCAGGCAGCCTCAAACACAAGCCCCAAACGTAAATAATTTCATGAGACTGTCATAAGCTTTTCCTACCAAACCACCCTAGAAATATTCCCATGAAATATCAGTTCAAAGGTCTCTGCCAAAACTATGCTGGTAAGTAACTGGGAACATTTGGcctgaaagtaaaatattttggtgatgggaaaaaaaaaaaaaagaagacaaaaatgagTGTATTAAGTCTCAAAAGCAGCAACCAAAAATAACTCCAAAAACCACGTGGGCCAGAGTGAAGGAATAGTTCTGGGAGGAGGCGGGGAAGGGGAGTgggtgtatgtgtgtgtgtcaggAAGAAGGGAGAGTGTGTTaatatacagaaagaaaaaatagctttaaaataaaataatttcttctcctGACCTGTCTTTTCATTCAAACACTGCAGAGGGTATCCAACATGTCTCCATAATGACACTAGTGGTTAAGTCTAGTTAGGGACCTCTCACCTAGACCCTAATCCTTGTGGCCCGTAACTCTAAcccttaaacctaaccctaacaccacTCATCCTGATGGCCAGTCCACATCCTCCACCCTTCATCACCCTTTGTCGCAGGGTCCTCCCAGAGCTCCCCACCCTCACCCCAGCATCCCATGAGCTCCCCTGCCCCAGAGGGCCAcccctgccagcacagggtgGGAAGGCAGCACTGAGCCCCTACAGACATACACTGACTCAGTAAATGACccacaccagcactgccaaaacCTATCCCTGAGAGAGCGTCGctgcagagagaagcagcagggcaAGCCCTTCCTTGCCTGCCCAAAAGCCACAAACAACAGGGGAAAGAGCCACAGAGCCGGAGAAGATCCAGAGCCCTCGTCGGCACCAGGTGCAGAAGCAGGGCAGGGGGCCAGAGGCTGCAagacaggctgcccagaaagGATTCCCTTATTTTCTGCCACCAACCTCCCTGGCCAAGGGAAAAACAGGTGTGCAAATGAACACAAGTGTGAATGGCCAGGCCCATCTTCCTTGGTGGCTCCACGCCCCCACAGATGGGCACACAGGCAGAGAAAACATCCCTTGATGCTTGCACCAGCAGTGACACATTCTGGGGACACAGAGTCCCGGCACAGTGGTCCTGGAGCCAAGCTGGGACAGAGGGAACAATCAGAGCTTTTCTTCTTCCGTTCATGCTAGTCCTGGCCAGAGAGACGCTCGCCGCCAGCCTGGGGCTGGTTGACATCCTGATGCCACGGCCAGGGTAGAGGGACCCAGCTCAGCCTGGGGGCGTGGTTTGGTCCTAGCAGGaagggcagcagtgccagaccctgctccctcagcacGGGATGCTCCTGTCACTGGCATGGCCAGGGTCACCAGGCAGCCTGTGACACCCGGGGATGTGAGCCAGAAATGCAGAGTcactctccatccctccctgatCCTGCTGTTCTGCTGGGCACCACTTGACCTCAAGCAAAAGCTTTCAGGCAGTGGTGGGGAGAAATCCTGACACAAGCCCCTTCCTGCATGCAAACTGAAGTGCTATAAGCCAAAACTTCCCTCAAAATCACGGCCATGTGCACTGGCACCGATGTCCACGTCAGGTGTGACAGTCCCCTCGGcgcagctgctctgtgccatgcTCTGCCGTGGCCTGGCAAAGCCCAGCACAGATTCCTGGGGGAAGCCAACTTTCCATTGTGCTCGGTGCTTTGAAAGacgttgggttttgttttcttagtgtttttttgttttgcttcatttgAAGTCACTCTTCAAAGCAGATGGgccacacacagagctgggatggtggggacagggacagaagCAGATGACACTGTGCCTCAGGGCTGCAGATGGCTGCGTGGAGACGTGGGATGCTCCCCACGGAGCACAGAAAGCTGGGGTGCCTCCTAACCTCTTCCCAGGGTGGTGGGGGGCAGCATTGCTGCAACAGAGATATGGCAAATAACCCAGGAGCActtggcagctctgcctgtcctgTACCAGGCCCTGATGGAGTCACCCACCTCCAAAAAGCAATGGGCAAAGGCCCAAAGCTGGTTCTAATGCCCTAGAGATGGCATCACTCAGTactcctcctgctcctgagcTGGGGGAGCGTCCCTGGCCCTGTGCTACCAACCCTCCTCTCTGCCAGTGACTGCCATAGGAAACATGTCCTACATTGAAATGCATCAtttcaaagcagcaggaattcctCTCTCCTTATTTCTCTGTGGGGTTGGGAGCAGTGCCTTGCTaatccctctgctcctggcaggagcaCCATGCTCTGAGGAGCCATGGCATGGTCTGAGTATATCCCCGTGGCCACTGACCTGGCCAGGGACCTGGaattgccccatccctgcagcaccGGTGACTTCCATCATTGCTGCATGAACGCATGCCTGTGAGGTGGGGGAGCATCAACTCCACTGCTGGATGGTCCCCTGCAACAGCCACCCGTCCCCTGAATGCTGCTGGCACCCTCTCTGGGTGCCCAGAGAAAGCCCAGCAGTGGGTGCTGGAGGGAAGCATGTCCCCCACCACCtccagggccaccagggccGTGCACCATCTCCAGGGCtaccagcagcaccagaggcAATACCTTGCCCACCTTGGGCACTGCAGGCATGATGCTTTGTGCACTCCCCCCTGGTGCCTTTGGGACCTCAGAAAGGGCTGTGATCCTCTTCACCACTTTGGTGGGGTGCATGGGTCCCCATGCCTGCTGTGGTGGGGGTACCATGCCATGTTGGGCTGTGCCAgaacacacacacgcacaacTGCAGCCAGTGCAACCCCAGCACACTGGAATTACCCCAGTTAAACCAGTAAAACCAGTTGGAGTCTTTCCCTGTGAGGCCAGTGCAGTCCAATAAGCCTGGTGCACAGTCTGAACACAGGACTAAACCCAGCACAGTTCCGAAGCGGGGCTTAATTCAGGGCAATGCAAATATGGGATTATACCGCACTTAGCCCAGGAGAATTAAATCCCACTCAGCCCAGGAGGAGAATTAAATACAGTGCAGTCTAAATATGTGGTTAAactcagcccagcccaggagaGGGGCTAAACCCAGCTCAGCCAGAATGTGAGGCTGGACCTAGCACAGGTCAGACATGTGGTTATGCCATCCTAACATGGGGTTAAACTTGGCACAGCTCAATTCAAACACAGGGTTAACCTCAGCATAGCCCAGTCATGGGGTTACACAGTTCAAATGTGGGGCGAAGCCAAATGCAACCTGGGAGTGGGGTTAACCCCAGCTCAGCCCAAACACAGGGATAACCCCAGCATCGTCCAGGGAACCAGTTATCTCCACAGCCAGATACAATGCACATCTCCATCCAAACTACACCAATCCCCTCCAACATCCACTGGTGACACCCAGCTGACCACAGCCCCACCGGTGTCCAAAGCCAAGCCCAAACCCCTCCATAACCTGAGGGTCACCCCTCTCCTCTGtggagccagcagctgccagcagttCCTGGTGCTGGGGGGCTCCTACACACCTCATCATGCCAGCAGCACCATggaggtcaggctctgctcttaCCCCAGCCGGGAAACTCCCACCCCAACGCCCTGATTTCCGctctcctctgctccatcctGCGGGAAGAAGTCTCTGGCTCCCAGTTGTAACTGGAGGCATCGGCAAGGGCCAAAACAGCGAGGGCTCTGTTAGCAGCCAGCAGCCCTGACACTGTGCCAGCTGGCAGCGCTGCATTCCGAGGGGGGGAGAGAAGGG
This genomic stretch from Corvus hawaiiensis isolate bCorHaw1 chromosome Z, bCorHaw1.pri.cur, whole genome shotgun sequence harbors:
- the IL11RA gene encoding interleukin-11 receptor subunit alpha isoform X1, with protein sequence MLLWDLEQGGGGDEMRSSIPGLGRVMVFLAAALASASFAIPEDWGEEGVQYGQLGTDVNLSCPGVRAGLPGVLPSSPVQWRRAGATALPEGSAVQQGSLVLPSASLASMGTYSCHGKDGGLLHTVSLRLGHLPGVPFVSCRASDYENFSCSWTSTVETFLPTRYITTYRKKSLTGEEKRRNRNGHMGLCLQDPSRPGTCTVHRSEFWSSYRLNITEVNPLGFNYRLLDVTMQAIIKPDPPEGLVVEPIPLAPRRLHVSWKYPSSWPKEPHFQLRFRLQYRPIIHRSWSVVETVNLSEVITDAFAGLEHVVQVSAKDFLDAGNWSEWSAEARATPVRDLASTASEETTTDARLESLAEEPSQAPNPEPINHSDPLEKVAVLVSLGIFAFFVLAAVLVITILIWLRVRKHGKDKTKPNFLVAATHLKALPKAQIL
- the IL11RA gene encoding interleukin-11 receptor subunit alpha isoform X2, translated to MLLWDLEQGGGGDEMRSSIPGLGRVMVFLAAALASASFAIPEDWGEEGVQYGQLGTDVNLSCPGVRAGSPVQWRRAGATALPEGSAVQQGSLVLPSASLASMGTYSCHGKDGGLLHTVSLRLGHLPGVPFVSCRASDYENFSCSWTSTVETFLPTRYITTYRKKSLTGEEKRRNRNGHMGLCLQDPSRPGTCTVHRSEFWSSYRLNITEVNPLGFNYRLLDVTMQAIIKPDPPEGLVVEPIPLAPRRLHVSWKYPSSWPKEPHFQLRFRLQYRPIIHRSWSVVETVNLSEVITDAFAGLEHVVQVSAKDFLDAGNWSEWSAEARATPVRDLASTASEETTTDARLESLAEEPSQAPNPEPINHSDPLEKVAVLVSLGIFAFFVLAAVLVITILIWLRVRKHGKDKTKPNFLVAATHLKALPKAQIL
- the IL11RA gene encoding interleukin-11 receptor subunit alpha isoform X3, which gives rise to MRSSIPGLGRVMVFLAAALASASFAIPEDWGEEGVQYGQLGTDVNLSCPGVRAGLPGVLPSSPVQWRRAGATALPEGSAVQQGSLVLPSASLASMGTYSCHGKDGGLLHTVSLRLGHLPGVPFVSCRASDYENFSCSWTSTVETFLPTRYITTYRKKSLTGEEKRRNRNGHMGLCLQDPSRPGTCTVHRSEFWSSYRLNITEVNPLGFNYRLLDVTMQAIIKPDPPEGLVVEPIPLAPRRLHVSWKYPSSWPKEPHFQLRFRLQYRPIIHRSWSVVETVNLSEVITDAFAGLEHVVQVSAKDFLDAGNWSEWSAEARATPVRDLASTASEETTTDARLESLAEEPSQAPNPEPINHSDPLEKVAVLVSLGIFAFFVLAAVLVITILIWLRVRKHGKDKTKPNFLVAATHLKALPKAQIL